One segment of Candidatus Arsenophonus lipoptenae DNA contains the following:
- the carB gene encoding carbamoyl-phosphate synthase large subunit — protein sequence MVKRTDIKNILILGAGPIVIGQACEFDYAGVQACKALREIGYRVILVNSNPATIMTDPNLANATYIEPINWKVVRKIIEKERPDTILPTMGGQTALNCALELDRHGVLKEFSVKMIGAIIDSIDKAENRHRFDKAMQKIGLETARSGIAHSFKEALEVVKKVGFPCIIRPSFTMGGSGSGIAYDYIEFKHICLNALDLSPIHELLIDESLIGWKEYEMEVLRDKNDNCIIICSIENIDSMGIHTGDSIAVAPAQTLTDKEYQIMRNASIAVLREIGIETGGSNVQFAVNPNTGRLIVVEMNPRVSRSSALASKATGFPIAKIAAKLAVGYTLDELMNDIAGSKIPAAIEPVIDYVVTKIPYFNFEKFPGSNDRLTTQMKSVGEVMAIGRTFQESIHKALRGLEIDATGFDSKINLNELDSLKKIYRELKEAGADRIWYIADAFRAGMSVDKIFYLTNIDRWFLIQIKELIMLENKVIELGIDGLSFDFLRILKRKGFSDIRLAKLLNISESKIRELRYKYKLHPVFKRVDTCAAEFAINTTYLYSTYEDECEANPDSNKLKVIILGGGPNRIGQGIEFDYCCVHAALALSEDGYQTIMVNCNPETVSTDTDISDRLYFEPVTLEDVLEIVRVEQPIGVIVQFGGQTPLKLASLLEREGVPIIGTSPDAIDRAEDRNRFQQVVVNLALKQPKNATVNTIDEAIEKANSIGYPLVVRPSYVLGGRAMSIVYNKIELYKYFNIAISVSNNTPVLLDHFLDNAIEVDVDAICDGKTVFIGGIMEHIELAGVHSGDSACSLPSYTLTDNIQNIIRDQVKKLAIELRVKGLLNVQFAVKDNDIYLIEVNPRATRTVPFVSKAIGIPLAKVAARVMIGQSLTKQKMTKEIIPPYYSVKEVVLPFNKFSGVDPILGPEMRSTGEVMGIGRTFAEAFAKAILSCSFIIKKSGRVLLSVKKNDKLKVVDLAIKLLEYGFKLDATYDTAIMLGEGGINTCLVNKINDNYLTIHDKIKNGEYTYILNTIDGSNEIEISKMIRLNALRYKVYYNTTINGSIATVISLNADPTEKVISIQEMYKMINY from the coding sequence ATGGTAAAACGTACAGATATTAAAAATATTTTAATCTTAGGTGCTGGTCCAATTGTTATTGGACAAGCTTGTGAATTTGATTATGCAGGTGTACAAGCATGTAAAGCCTTACGCGAAATTGGTTATAGAGTTATTTTAGTTAATTCTAATCCAGCAACAATCATGACTGATCCTAATTTAGCTAATGCTACATATATTGAGCCAATTAATTGGAAAGTGGTACGTAAAATTATTGAAAAAGAGCGCCCTGACACTATCTTACCTACTATGGGTGGTCAAACAGCTTTAAATTGTGCTTTGGAGTTAGATCGTCATGGTGTATTAAAAGAATTTTCAGTCAAAATGATTGGAGCTATAATTGATTCAATTGATAAAGCAGAAAATCGTCATAGATTTGATAAAGCAATGCAAAAAATAGGATTAGAAACAGCACGTTCAGGAATTGCACATTCATTTAAAGAAGCATTAGAAGTAGTAAAAAAAGTAGGGTTCCCATGTATTATTCGTCCTTCATTTACTATGGGTGGTTCTGGAAGCGGTATTGCATATGATTATATAGAGTTTAAACATATATGTCTGAATGCTTTGGATCTTTCACCAATACATGAATTATTAATAGATGAATCTCTTATTGGTTGGAAAGAGTATGAAATGGAAGTGCTTCGCGATAAAAATGATAATTGTATCATTATCTGTTCTATTGAAAATATTGATTCTATGGGAATACATACTGGAGATTCTATAGCTGTTGCACCAGCTCAGACATTAACAGATAAGGAATATCAAATTATGCGTAATGCATCTATAGCTGTATTGAGAGAAATTGGTATAGAAACAGGTGGTTCAAATGTTCAATTCGCAGTAAATCCTAATACTGGTCGTTTAATTGTTGTAGAAATGAATCCTAGAGTATCTCGTTCTTCAGCATTAGCTTCAAAAGCAACTGGGTTTCCTATTGCTAAAATTGCTGCTAAATTGGCAGTTGGGTATACTCTTGATGAATTAATGAATGATATTGCTGGTAGCAAAATACCAGCTGCTATTGAGCCTGTAATCGATTATGTTGTAACTAAAATTCCATATTTTAATTTTGAAAAATTTCCAGGTAGTAATGATCGTTTGACTACTCAAATGAAATCCGTTGGAGAAGTAATGGCTATTGGAAGAACTTTTCAAGAATCTATACACAAAGCATTACGAGGATTAGAGATTGATGCTACTGGATTTGATTCTAAAATTAATTTAAATGAGTTAGATTCATTAAAAAAAATTTATAGAGAATTAAAGGAAGCTGGTGCAGATCGTATTTGGTATATAGCTGATGCTTTTCGTGCAGGGATGTCTGTAGATAAGATATTTTATTTAACTAATATTGATCGCTGGTTTTTGATACAAATTAAAGAATTGATCATGTTAGAAAATAAGGTTATTGAATTAGGTATTGATGGCCTATCGTTTGACTTTTTACGCATCTTGAAAAGAAAAGGTTTTTCTGATATTCGTTTAGCTAAATTACTTAATATTTCTGAGTCTAAAATTCGTGAATTACGTTATAAATACAAATTACATCCTGTTTTTAAGAGAGTTGATACTTGTGCTGCAGAATTTGCGATAAATACCACTTATTTGTACTCTACTTATGAAGATGAATGTGAAGCTAATCCAGACAGTAATAAATTAAAGGTTATAATTTTAGGTGGAGGACCAAATCGTATTGGCCAGGGTATCGAATTTGATTATTGTTGTGTTCATGCTGCGTTAGCTTTAAGTGAAGATGGTTATCAAACAATAATGGTAAACTGTAATCCTGAAACAGTATCTACTGATACTGATATTTCTGATCGCCTTTATTTTGAACCAGTAACTTTAGAAGATGTGTTGGAAATAGTTAGAGTGGAACAACCGATAGGTGTAATTGTTCAGTTTGGTGGCCAAACACCATTAAAATTAGCTTCCCTTTTGGAAAGGGAGGGTGTTCCTATTATCGGCACTAGTCCAGATGCTATTGATAGGGCTGAAGATAGAAACCGTTTTCAACAAGTAGTTGTTAATTTAGCTTTAAAACAACCAAAAAATGCTACTGTTAATACGATTGATGAAGCTATAGAAAAAGCAAATAGTATTGGATATCCATTAGTTGTACGTCCATCTTATGTTTTAGGTGGCAGAGCTATGAGTATTGTATACAATAAAATTGAATTGTATAAATACTTTAATATAGCAATTAGCGTTTCTAATAATACCCCAGTCCTACTTGATCATTTTTTGGATAATGCTATTGAAGTTGATGTTGATGCCATATGTGATGGTAAAACTGTTTTTATTGGTGGTATTATGGAACATATTGAACTTGCTGGTGTTCACTCAGGTGATTCTGCATGCTCATTGCCATCTTATACATTAACTGATAATATACAAAATATTATTCGCGATCAAGTAAAAAAATTAGCCATTGAATTACGAGTTAAAGGATTATTAAATGTTCAATTTGCTGTTAAAGATAATGATATTTATTTAATAGAAGTTAATCCTAGAGCTACACGTACAGTACCTTTTGTATCAAAGGCAATAGGAATACCTTTAGCTAAGGTAGCAGCTCGTGTTATGATAGGTCAATCTTTAACTAAACAAAAAATGACGAAAGAAATTATTCCACCTTATTATTCAGTAAAAGAAGTAGTACTACCTTTTAATAAATTTTCTGGAGTTGATCCTATTTTAGGACCAGAAATGCGTTCTACTGGTGAAGTTATGGGTATTGGACGTACATTTGCTGAAGCATTTGCTAAAGCTATATTAAGCTGCTCTTTTATAATTAAAAAATCCGGTCGAGTTTTGCTTTCAGTAAAAAAAAATGATAAATTAAAAGTTGTTGATTTAGCAATTAAATTACTTGAATATGGTTTTAAACTAGATGCCACTTATGATACAGCTATTATGTTAGGTGAAGGAGGAATTAATACTTGTTTAGTAAATAAAATAAATGACAATTATCTTACTATTCACGATAAAATAAAAAATGGAGAATATACTTATATTTTAAATACAATAGATGGTAGTAATGAAATAGAAATTTCAAAGATGATACGTCTTAATGCTTTAAGGTATAAAGTATATTATAATACTACTATTAATGGTAGTATTGCAACTGTGATTTCACTTAATGCTGATCCTACAGAAAAAGTAATTTCTATTCAAGAAATGTATAAAATGATTAATTATTAA
- the brnQ gene encoding branched-chain amino acid transport system II carrier protein: MRYNLTYKDIFALGFMTFALFVGAGNIIFPPIIGLQSGEKVWIAATGFLITGVVLPITAVIALAKVGGGIDQLSIPIGKIPGLLLSFTAYIAIGPLFAVPRTATVSYEVGLAPLLSISSSGSLFIYNFIYFFIVIVVSFYPGKLLNSIGYILAPIKIIALAVLSFTALICPAGKSIAPIASYADMAFFNGFINGYMTMDTLGAMVFGIIIVNAARSRCMENSAMLIRYITWAVLIAGVLITLIYIALFKLGNSSGTLLPNASNGTDILHAYVQYIFGDYGSFFLGILIFISCIVTAIGLICACAKFFINYIPISYRLLVLIFSIFSMIISNLGLSNLIKFSIPVLMTIYPPCIILIIMSFTLKWWNNSFIVVTLPMLTSLLFGFLDAIKYSNFLQPFVFDILKKLPLYEYNVSWLIPTLIVLFFLLLFDYFNYKL, from the coding sequence ATGAGATATAATTTAACATATAAAGATATTTTTGCATTAGGATTTATGACTTTTGCGCTATTTGTAGGAGCTGGAAATATTATTTTTCCTCCTATTATTGGATTACAATCAGGCGAAAAAGTATGGATAGCTGCAACTGGATTTTTAATAACAGGTGTTGTATTGCCTATTACTGCGGTGATTGCTTTAGCAAAAGTAGGTGGTGGAATTGATCAACTTAGTATTCCTATTGGGAAAATACCAGGATTATTATTATCTTTTACTGCTTATATAGCAATAGGCCCATTATTTGCGGTACCTCGTACTGCAACTGTATCTTATGAAGTTGGACTTGCACCATTGTTAAGTATTTCTTCTTCCGGCTCATTATTTATTTATAATTTTATTTATTTTTTTATAGTAATAGTTGTTTCATTTTATCCTGGAAAATTATTAAATAGTATAGGATATATTTTAGCTCCAATAAAAATAATTGCTTTAGCAGTTTTAAGTTTTACTGCATTAATTTGTCCAGCTGGTAAATCAATTGCACCAATAGCATCATATGCCGATATGGCTTTTTTTAATGGTTTTATAAATGGTTATATGACTATGGATACATTAGGTGCAATGGTTTTTGGTATTATTATTGTTAATGCGGCACGCTCTCGTTGTATGGAAAATTCTGCCATGTTAATTCGTTATATAACATGGGCTGTACTAATAGCTGGTGTATTAATAACTTTAATTTATATTGCATTATTTAAATTAGGTAATAGTAGCGGCACTTTATTGCCTAATGCTAGTAACGGTACAGATATTTTACATGCTTATGTACAATATATTTTTGGTGATTACGGTAGTTTTTTCTTAGGTATATTAATTTTTATTTCTTGTATAGTAACTGCAATAGGACTTATTTGTGCTTGTGCTAAATTTTTTATTAATTATATACCTATTTCTTACCGTCTATTAGTGTTAATATTTAGCATATTTTCTATGATAATATCAAATTTAGGATTAAGTAATTTAATTAAATTCTCTATACCAGTTTTAATGACTATTTATCCTCCATGTATTATATTAATTATAATGAGTTTTACTTTAAAATGGTGGAACAATTCATTCATAGTAGTAACACTACCTATGTTGACTAGTTTACTATTTGGTTTTTTAGATGCTATAAAGTATTCTAATTTTTTGCAACCTTTTGTTTTTGATATTTTAAAGAAATTACCATTATATGAATATAATGTATCTTGGTTAATTCCTACATTAATTGTTTTATTTTTTTTATTATTATTTGATTACTTTAATTATAAATTATAA
- the carA gene encoding glutamine-hydrolyzing carbamoyl-phosphate synthase small subunit produces MIKPAILILEDGTQFHGHSMGAEGIAVGEMVFNTSITGYQEILTDPSYYRQIITFTNPHIGNTGINYDDSESAFVYAKGIVIRDLSLNYSNFRGKESLSSYSKKQKIVAITDIDTRKLTRLLRTKGSQNGCIITGNNLNPYLALKKIKSFKGIQGLDLAKEVTTKFFYTWTQKSNQVVTDQLLPINDKINKILPYHIIVYDFGIKRNILRLLVDRNCSLTIVPATTSAIEVLKMIPDGIFLSNGPGDPAACHYAITSIKYFLTTDIPIFGICLGYQLLAIASGAKTIKMKFGHHGSNHPVKDLVNNKIMITTQNHSFTIDKVSLTDNLLITHKSLFDDSIQGIHRIDKPAFGFQGHPEGSPGPKDAEYLFDYFIKLVEKYRLINLATKVG; encoded by the coding sequence TTGATTAAGCCAGCAATATTGATTTTAGAAGATGGAACACAATTCCATGGCCATTCTATGGGTGCTGAAGGAATTGCTGTAGGAGAAATGGTTTTTAATACATCAATAACTGGATACCAAGAAATTCTAACTGATCCATCTTATTACCGTCAAATTATCACGTTTACAAATCCACATATTGGAAATACAGGTATTAACTATGATGATTCAGAATCTGCTTTTGTATATGCTAAAGGAATAGTTATACGTGATTTATCATTAAATTATAGTAATTTTCGTGGGAAAGAAAGTTTATCTTCTTATTCAAAAAAGCAGAAAATAGTGGCTATTACTGATATTGATACTCGTAAACTTACTAGATTATTAAGGACAAAAGGTTCGCAAAATGGTTGTATTATCACTGGTAATAATTTAAATCCATATTTAGCTTTGAAAAAGATCAAATCATTCAAAGGAATACAAGGATTAGATCTGGCTAAAGAAGTGACAACAAAATTTTTTTATACTTGGACTCAAAAAAGTAATCAAGTAGTAACTGATCAATTATTACCTATTAATGATAAGATAAATAAAATACTGCCTTATCATATCATAGTTTATGATTTTGGTATAAAAAGAAATATTCTAAGATTATTAGTTGATCGTAATTGTTCATTAACTATTGTCCCTGCAACAACATCGGCTATTGAAGTATTAAAAATGATACCTGATGGTATTTTTTTATCTAATGGTCCTGGTGATCCAGCAGCATGTCATTATGCAATAACATCGATAAAATACTTTTTAACAACAGATATTCCTATTTTTGGTATATGTTTAGGTTATCAATTACTTGCAATAGCTAGTGGGGCTAAAACTATTAAAATGAAATTTGGACATCATGGTAGTAATCATCCAGTAAAAGATTTAGTTAATAATAAAATTATGATTACCACTCAAAATCATAGTTTTACTATTGATAAAGTATCATTAACTGATAATTTATTAATTACTCATAAATCACTTTTTGATGATAGTATACAAGGTATACATCGTATAGATAAACCTGCATTTGGATTTCAAGGACATCCTGAAGGCAGTCCTGGTCCTAAAGATGCTGAGTACTTATTTGATTATTTTATTAAATTAGTAGAAAAATATCGTTTAATAAATTTAGCCACTAAAGTAGGTTAA